DNA sequence from the Amycolatopsis sp. Hca4 genome:
AGCAGCGGGAACTCCTCGCGCTCCTCGTGCTCGGCGTGCGCGAGCACGTCTTCCCGCAGCTGGACGAGCAGGGTGTCGAAGCCGTCGGCCTCGGTGCCCATCTTCTGCAGGGTGGTCAGCAGTTCCTTGGCCCGGTGCTCCTCGCCCAGCCGGGCGTCGACCACGGGCTGCGCCGCGGGCTCGAGATCGCGGATCTCCGGGTGGACGACCAGTTCCTCCGCCGTCTCGTGCACGGCCAGCAGCCGCACGAGGTCGTGGAACAGCTCCGGCCGCCGGTCGCCGTCGGCGGTGTCCAGCGCGGCGAACAACTCGCGGATCTCCCGGTGCTGGCGCTGCAGCAACTCGATGACGTCCTCGTCGTGCTCCGTCATGGACGGCCTCCTCCGTGCTCGTTGCTCGGTCGGAAGCGGCGTTCCCCGTCGCGGGCGGGTTACTCCTCGCCGCGCGCGACTGTGAGCCACAGCGCGCCCGCGGCGGCCACGGCCAGCCCGGCGACGGCCCACCAGGACCACCACCCGAAGAAGGCGACGACGAGCCCGACGGCGAGCAGCACGCTCCCGCCGACGGAGGCGGTGTCCTGGTCCCCGGCCCCGGCGGCGAAGGTCATCAGCCCACCCGCCCGTCGACGGCGGCCACGATGAGCGCGGCGCACCGCGCCACGGTCAGCCCTCGTTCCT
Encoded proteins:
- a CDS encoding hemerythrin domain-containing protein — protein: MTEHDEDVIELLQRQHREIRELFAALDTADGDRRPELFHDLVRLLAVHETAEELVVHPEIRDLEPAAQPVVDARLGEEHRAKELLTTLQKMGTEADGFDTLLVQLREDVLAHAEHEEREEFPLLRRHRPPERLRAMAATAKVAEAVGPTRPHPGVESAKANLLLGAPAAIMDRARDLIRGALGS